GATCATGGTCGGCGGCTTCTACCTCAACAACGAACTGACCGACTTCAGCTTCGTCCCCGAGAAGGACGGCGCCAAGGTTGCCAACCGGGTCGAGGGCGGCAAGCGGCCGCGCAGTTCGATGGCGCCCACGCTGGTCTACGGGCCTGACGGCAAGCTGCTGCTGGTCGTCGGCGCGGCGGGCGGGGCGACGATCCCGGTCCAGGTGATCCGTGCGCTGATCGGCGTGCTCGACTGGAAGCTGCCCGTCGACAAGGCGCTGGCGCTGCCGGTCCTGTTTGCGCCCACCGATACCATCAACGTCGAGAAGGGATCGCGGCTTGAGGCGATGATCCCGCAGCTCACCGCGCTCGGTCATGGTTCGGTGAAGGCGCTGGAGATGCCTCTGAAGACCAATGCGGTCGCGGTGGTGGATGGCCGCCTCGTGGGTGCGGGTGATCCGCGTAGCGAAGGTGTCGCAGTCTCTCAATAGAGCGCGGGCGCCTAGGCGGTTGTCGCAACCTGCGCAGCCCCCTAGACGTTGCACAAACTCGGAACGCTGAGAGGATTTAGGGGCCGCCATGGAAATTGCCGACTTCGACAGGAGCGCGAACATCGTGTCGCTCTTCCTGTCCCGCGCCGATGCGCTGGGCGATGCGCCGATGCTGAGGGCCAAGCAGGGCGGGCAGTGGACCGCGATCAGCTGGGCCGAGGCCGCGCGCCGCGTGTGCATGCTGGCCGCTTCGCTGCGCCGGCTTGGCCTCAGGCCGGGTGAGCGGGTGGTGATCGTGTCCGAAAACCGGCCTGAATGGTGCATCGCGGACCTCGCGATCATGGCGGCGGGCTGCGTGACGGTGCCGACCTACACCACCAACACCACGCGCGATCACATCCATATCCTGGAAAATTCGGGTGCCCGCGCGGCGATCGTCTCCACCGCCAAGCTGGGCCGGACCCTGCTGCCCGCGATCGTTCAGACCGACATGTGCCGCCACGTCATCGGCATGGAGCCGCTCGTGCCGATGCAGGGCGGGGCCTACGAGACGCAGTTGTGGGACGAATTGCTGCAAGGCGACGCTGCCGCCGCACGCGCCGACGTCGATGCGCGCATGGCCAGCGTCGGGCGCGATGACCTGGCCTGCATCATCTACACCAGCGGCACCGGCGGCGCCCCGCGCGGTGTGCGCCAGCACCACGGGATGCTGCTGTCCAACGTCGCCGGCGCGGCGCAGATCATCGATCAGGACTTCGGATGGGATCAGGGCCCTGAAAAGCGCGAGATATTCCTCTCGTTCCTGCCGCTAAGCCATGCTTATGAGCATACCGGCGGGCAGCTCCTGCCGATCGGCCTGGGCGGCGAAATCTACTATTCCGAAGGGCTGGACAAGCTGGCCGCCAATATCGAGGAAGTGCGCCCGACCGTGATGGTCGTCGTGCCGCGCCTGTTCGAGGTGCTGCGCACGCGCATCATGCGCCAGATCGAAAAGCAGGGCGCGACTGCGAACCGGCTGATGGACTGGGCTGTGGCAGGCGCGCAGCGAAGCCAGGCCGGGAAGCGCCGCCTCACCGACTATCCGCTCGACATGGTGATCGAGCGCACCCTTCGCCCCAAGGTCCGCGCCCGTTTCGGCGGGCGGATGAAGGCGCTGGTTTCAGGCGGCGCTCCGCTCAACCCCGAGATCGGCGTGTTCTTCGATGCCATGGGGCTCACCTTGCTCCAGGGCTATGGCCAGACCGAGGCGGGGCCGATCATCAGTTGCAACCGCCCGGCGGCGGGCGTCAAGTTCGACACTGTCGGCCCGCCCCTGCGCGGCGTCGAGGTGCGCATCGCCGCCGACGGAGAGATTCTCGTGCGCGGCGAGGTGGTGATGGCCGGCTACTGGCAGAACGAGGCAGCCAGCATCAACGTGCTCAAGGATGGGTGGCTGCACACCGGCGACATCGGCCATTTCGACGACAAGGGCCGTATCGCCATCACCGACCGCAAGAAGGACATGATCGTCAACGACAAGGGCGACAATGTTTCGCCCCAGAAGGTCGAATCGATGCTCACCCTGCAGCCGGAGATTGCCCAGGCAATGGTTTCGGGTGATCGGCGGCCCTACATCGTCGGACTGGTCGTGCCGGATGCCGACTGGGCGCTGGAATGGGCGCGAACCAACGGCGAAGGCTTCGATTTCCGCAGGTTGCAGACCATGCCATCGTTCCGCGCGGCGATCCGCACCGCGATCGACCGGGTGAACAACGACCTTTCGGTGATCGAGAAGGTGCGCCAGTTCGCTTTCGCGGACGAGCCGTTCTCGATCGAGAACGAGGAGATGACGCCCAGCCTCAAGATCCGCCGCCACAAGGTGAAGGAACGCTACGGCACGCGGCTGGACGGGCTCTACAAGTAAGAGTGCTTACCTGTTCACGGCACCAGTGTCGTGAACAGGTAAGTCGCAAAGATGACCAGGTGGATCGTGCCCTGGACCACCGTGGTCCGGCCGGTCCCCAGCGTCATCGAGGCGACCAGCAGGGTCAGCGCCAGCAGCACCACGCCGCGCATCGAGAGGCCGAGTTCAAGGTCCAGCCCCATCGTCAGCGAAGTGACGGCGACGGCCGGGATGGTCAGGCCGATCGTCGCCAGCGCCGAGCCGATTGCGAGGTTTAGGCTGGTCTGCACCCGGTTGGCACGCGCCGCGCGCACTGCGGCGAAGCCCTCGGGCGCGAGGACCAGCGCGGCGATGATGATGCCGACCATCGCCTGGGGCGCGCCTACCGCTGCGACGCCTGCCTCGATCGACGGCGAAAGCATCTTGGCCAGCAGTACCACTGCAATGAGGGCGAAGCCCAGCAGCACCGCCGAGGCCGCCGCCCGCGCCTTGGGCACGGGCGCTTCATGGGCGTGGTCCGCTTCCTCGGGGTGGAGGAAATGGTCCTTGTGGCGCACCGTCTGGGCAACCACGAAAGTGCCGTAGATGATGAGCGATATCACCGCGACGAAGCCCAGCTGCAAGCCGGAGTAGAACGCCCCGCTCTGGGTGATGGTGAAGTTGGGCAGCACCAGCGTCGCGACCGAAAGCGTCGCCAGCATCGACAGCCCGTGAGTGACCCCGCTCTGGGTATAGCTTTGTTCGTGGTGCCGCCCGCCGCCAGCCAGCAGGCAGATACCGACGATGCCGTTGATAGTGATCATGATCGCCGCGATCAGGGTATCGCGCGCCAGCGCCTGTGTGCCGTTGCCCTCGCTCAGCATGATCGAGACGATCAGCGAGGTTTCGATCACGGTCACCGCAAAAGCGAGGAGCAGGGTGCCGAACGGTTCACCAAGGTAATGGGCAAGGACCTCTGCATGGTAGACCGCCGAGATGATCGCTGCGCAGAGCACCAGCGCCAGAACCACCACCATGCTGACACCTGCCGGTTTTCCCAGCGCCAGCGCGGCCAGTGCCAGCAGCGGTATGGCGATAGACCACAGCGCAAGGCCGAAGGTCGGGAAGCTCGCGGTCGGTGCCGGCGTGGGATCCGGTAGGGGCCGGTCGATGGTCTCGGGGGGCTGGGTCATCGATTGACTATAGGTGTGATCCGCCGCAGGGCCAGTCCTGCCCGGGCCTGATTGCGACTTTGTGCATGAAAGGCAATCTATCGACACAAAGTGGAAGCCCTTTGGCCATCATCGCTGATCTTCACCGGCCAGGCGCTGGTCTTCACCCCGGACGCGCTTTTTTCATTCGGCGTTACGAAACGCTTTCGGAGTTTCGGCGTTGTCTGCCGCAAGTCCACTCGAATACTGATACGGGAAATCCCCATAAATGCGCGCTTTCGCCTGTCCCAACTGCCGCCGCCTCAACCATTTCGAGGTCCGGGTATGCCCCGGCTGCAAGGCGACTCTCGGTTATGATCCTGCGGTCGACGCGTTCCGCTTCTTGGCGGACAAGGCCACCGTCTGGCGCGACAGCAAGGGCGGGACGGCCGATGTCGTAGTCTGCGCCAACAACAATGCGTACCGAATCTGCAACTGGCTGGTGGAGACGGGCGATGCCACGCCGATGTGCCGGGCCTGCCGCCACAACCGCACGATCCCAGACTTGTCCGAACCTTCGGTGCCGCCGCGCTGGGCCAAGATCGAGGCGGCCAAGCGGCGCCTGTTCCACTCGCTGCTGAAGCTGGGCCTGCCGCTGGAAACCAGAGCCGAAGCAGGGCCGGGCGGGCAGGGCCTTGCCTTCGATTTCCTCTACGACGCGGCGGCCGAGAAGGCTGGTACGCCCCGGATCACCACCGGCCACGACGGCGGCCTCATCACGCTCAACCTGATCGAGGCGGACGATGCCGAGCGCGAACGCATGCGCCACGCCATGGGTGAGCCGTATCGCACCCTGCTGGGCCATTTCCGCCACGAGGTAGGACACCACTACTGGTCGCGGCTGGTCGCACCGGATGCGGCCGAATGCGAGGCGTTCCGCAATGTCTTCGGCGATGAGCGGATCGATTACCAGCAAAGCCTGCAGGCGCATTATGCCGACGATGGCGGCAAGGTCTGGACCGACGCCTACGTCAGTTTCTACGCGACTTCACATCCGTGGGAGGACTTCGCCGAGACTTTTGCGCACTACCTGCACATCGTCGACGTTCTGGCGGCGGCCGGCGGTTTCGACCTGTCGCTGGCGGCCTTGCCGGGCGAGGCGGAAGGACTGGAGGTCGAACTGGACTTCAACCCCTACATCGCCGACACGCGGGCGCTGGTCGATGCGATGGGGCCGCTGTCGTTCGCGGTGAATGCGATCAACCGCTCGATGGGGCTGCCTGACCTGTACCCTTTCCACCTCTCCGATGCGATCGTCGCCAAGCTGGACTACGTCCACACCCTCGTCGACAAAGCGCGCGAGGGTGCGAAGGCGGGAGCGTCGATCGCGGCCTGAGCGCAAGGGCTCAGGCGGCTTCCTTCTCGATGAACTCGGGGTAGAAGCTGGGTTCGCGGTCGGACCAGCCGGGCGCGGTGGCGGCGGCTTCGCTGATCGAATGGAGCAAGGTCTTGCGCTTGTCCGGGCGGATCTGCGGCAGCGCGGCTGCGCCGCAGAAGGCGCCGGGAAGCCACGGCCTCGCCCATGCGCCCAGCAAGCGCTCATACAAGAAGCGGAAGGCGGAAAAGCTCTCGATCTTGTCCTGTGCGAGGTCGAAGACGGCGATGCGGACGAGCTTGCCCATGAACACTTCGATATCTTTGAAGGCGATGTCGTCAGGGCGCATGGTGCGCAGGCGCTTCAGGTCCTGATAGGCGGCATACTGATTTCGAATCGAAGCCATTTCATCCGCGTCGCGCGCCCAGATCTTAAAGGCATCCTGCCGGCCAAGCCCGATATCCAGGCTGCGGCGGATGTAGCGCTGTTCGCACGACGTGAAGCTCGCAAACTCGCGGAGTTCGCCGATCGTCAGAGTAGCCGTTCCCGTATAGGCCATTGTCGTAGTTCCTGTTTCGCAAAGGGTGCTCCCTTCACGAATCGAAGTAAACCACGATTGCAGTTACCAAGCCGTTTACTATGCAAACGATTGTTTACGGGGAATCCCCTAGCGGGATGGCAACGCGTGAATTGCCGTCACGAGGCGGGGCGTAAGGGGGCGTCAGATCAGGCCTGCGAGCGGGCTCGAAGGGTCTGCATAACGGCGGATCTGCATGCGTCCGGCAAGATAGGCATCGCGTCCGGCGGCGACAGCCAGCTTCATCGCGCGGGCCATGCGGATGGGATCGCGCGCCTCGGCGATGGCAGTGTTCATCAGCACGCCGTCGCAGCCCAGTTCCATCGCCACGGCGGCTTCCGAGGCCGTACCGACTCCGGCATCGACCAGCACCGGCACTTTCGCGCCCTCGACGATGAGGCGGATGGTGACCTTGTTCTGGATACCCAGGCCCGAGCCGATCGGCGCGCCCAGCGGCATCACCGCAACGGCGCCGCACTCTTCCAGCTGCTTTGCTGCGATCGGATCGTCCACGCAGTAGACCATCGGCGCGAAGCCCTCCTTGGCGAGGATTTCGGTGGCCTTCAGCGTCTCGCGCATGTCGGGGTAGAGGGTGCGCGCCTCGCCCAGCACCTCCAGCTTCACCAGATCCCAGCCGCCCGCCTCGCGCGCCAGGCGCAAAGTGCGGATGGCGTCGTCTGCGGTGAAGCAACCGGCGGTATTGGGCAGGTAGGTGATCTTCTTCGGGTCGATGAAGTCGGTCAGCATCGGCGCCTTGGGGTCCGACACGTTGACGCGCCGGACCGCCACGGTGACGATCTCGGCGCCCGATGCCGCTACGGCGGCGGCGTTCTGCGCGAAATCCTTGTACTTGCCGGTGCCTACGATCAGGCGCGAGGTAAAAGTACGGCCCGCAACCGTCCAGGTGTCGGGGGCCAAGGCTTCAGCAGCAGAATCGGTCACGAAGCGCGTCCTTTCGGGGGAGCGGTAAAACAGGGGAGCGAAAGGCGCGGCGTTCAGCCACCGCCTACGAAATGGACGATCTCCAGCACGTCGCCGTCGGCCAGGATCACGTCAGCCAGTGTAGAGCGCGGGGCGATCTCGGCATTGCGTTCGACCGCGACTTTCGCCGGATCAAGCCCGAGGCCGGTCACGAGATCGGCGATGCTGGAGCCGGGCGCAACGCGGCGCGGTTCCCCGTTTACGGTGAGCAGGAGTTCGTCAGCCATGCAGCGCAGATAGCGTTCAGCAGGCGCCGTGCAAGTTCCGAATGTGCGCGAAGGCGACAAGGCTGACGCCCAGGATCGTCAGCACCGCCTCGGGAAACCCGTGGCCGACAAGGATCGCCGCACCCATCAGGGCAAGCCCCAGACCGCCGATCAGCAGCGGTGCGATGCGGCCGTGCCTGGCAACGCCGAAGCCCAGCGAGACGAGCCCCACCACCAGCGCCAGACCCAGCCCGATGCGGTGGATTTCCGGCGAGAGCAGCACTTCGCCGCCCAGTCCGAGAAACCCGACCAGAACGACACCCAGCACGCAATGGACCGCACATAGCCCGCTCAGGATGATCCCGGCACGGTCCAGACGGCTTCGAATCGCGATGATGGCAGTACGCATAGGCGCTCATTTATGTAATGTTGTAACATCTATCAAGCCCTAACCGCATCCGGCCACGTCCGGTCGACGTGGGTCTTGCGCAATTCGCCGCGAAAACGCAGGGAACACGCTCATGACAAAAGAAGATCACGGATGAGAGTGAACGACGGCCGCCCGATCATCGGGACCATGGACGACATCGCGCCGATGGTGCGCTGGCTACTGACCGTCGCGGTACTGGTGGTGCTGATCGTCGCCGTGGGCGGGATTACCCGCCTGACCGAATCGGGCCTGTCGATCACCCAGTGGAAGCCGCTGACCGGCGCCATTCCCCCGATCACCGACGCACAGTGGCAGGCCGAGTTCGCCGGCTACAAGCGCATCCCGCAATACCTGGACGTCAACGGCCCGGCCGGGATGACGCTGGCGCAGTACAAGTTCATCTACTTCTGGGAATGGCTGCACCGCCTGCTTGGCCGCGTGATCGGCCTGGCCTTCGCGGTGCCGCTGGCGTGGTTCTGGTACAAGCGGACGATCCCCGGCGGCTACAAGCCTCGCCTGCTGGCACTGCTGGCGCTGGGCGCGCTGCAGGGCGTCGTCGGCTGGTGGATGGTGTCCTCGGGCCTCAGCGCCGAGGCGCTGGACCGGGTGAGCCATTTCCGCCTCGCCGCGCACCTGCTGGTCGCGTTGTTCACTCTAGGCGGCCTTGTGTGGACCGCGCTGGACCTCAAGGCGATGGAGCGCGGCGAACCGCGCGCGCGGCTGACCCGGGTCGGCTTGATCGCGCTGGGCATGCTGGCGATCCAGCTGTTCATGGGCGCGATGGTGGCGGGCCTGCGCGCCGGGGTGGTGGCGGGCGGCGGCTGGTTTAGCTGGGACGCCTGGCCGCTGATGCAGGGCACGTTCTTTCCCGAAGGCGTTGAATGGGCCAAGGGCGCGCTCCATGCACTGGTGAACGACCCTTACCTCACCCATTTCGTCCATCGCTGGTGGGCATGGGCCGTGGTGGCGGTGCTGATCGTGATGGGCCGCAAGCTGAAGGCCCGGCACGAACGGCTCGTCTCTGTTGCCGTGCACGCGGCCTTCGGCACGCAGGTGCTGCTGGGCATCTTCACCGTATGGTCCGGCGTAACGCTATGGCTGGCGGTGGCGCATCAGCTGTGCGGCGCGCTGCTCGTCGCTGCGACGGTGTGGGGCGCACATGCTCTGGGGCGTCGCATCTGATGCGAACAAGCTAGAGGTATTATTTTACCTCTCTGGAATCCCGCACTCTGCTTGACTTACGGGCCGGTTTCGACGAATTGCCCGCCTTCTCGTGCATCCGGGGATTCGCAAGGGCGACCATCCGGCACGGCACGAACGAACACATAGGGATAGACCAGCCATGAAGGCTCTCACGAAGGTCACCCGGTCGATCAAGCCGGCCGAGGTGGAAAAGAAGTGGCATCTTATCGATGCTGACGGTCTGGTGGCTGGGCGTCTCGCCGTCATCATCGCCGACCTGCTGCGCGGCAAGCACAAGCCGAGCTACACCCCCCACGTTGATTGCGGCGACCATGTCGTTGTCATCAACGCCGAGAAGGTGCGCTTCACCGGCAACAAGCTGAAGCAGAAGACCTACTACAAGCACACCGGTTACGCCGGCGGCATCAAGGAAGTCACCGCTGACAAGGTCCTCGCGGGCCGCTTCCCCGAGCGCGTGCTCGAGAAGGCTGTTGAGCGCATGGTTCCCCGTGGTCCGCTTGGCCGCGAC
The DNA window shown above is from Novosphingobium sp. P6W and carries:
- a CDS encoding putative zinc-binding metallopeptidase, with protein sequence MRAFACPNCRRLNHFEVRVCPGCKATLGYDPAVDAFRFLADKATVWRDSKGGTADVVVCANNNAYRICNWLVETGDATPMCRACRHNRTIPDLSEPSVPPRWAKIEAAKRRLFHSLLKLGLPLETRAEAGPGGQGLAFDFLYDAAAEKAGTPRITTGHDGGLITLNLIEADDAERERMRHAMGEPYRTLLGHFRHEVGHHYWSRLVAPDAAECEAFRNVFGDERIDYQQSLQAHYADDGGKVWTDAYVSFYATSHPWEDFAETFAHYLHIVDVLAAAGGFDLSLAALPGEAEGLEVELDFNPYIADTRALVDAMGPLSFAVNAINRSMGLPDLYPFHLSDAIVAKLDYVHTLVDKAREGAKAGASIAA
- a CDS encoding calcium:proton antiporter, which gives rise to MTQPPETIDRPLPDPTPAPTASFPTFGLALWSIAIPLLALAALALGKPAGVSMVVVLALVLCAAIISAVYHAEVLAHYLGEPFGTLLLAFAVTVIETSLIVSIMLSEGNGTQALARDTLIAAIMITINGIVGICLLAGGGRHHEQSYTQSGVTHGLSMLATLSVATLVLPNFTITQSGAFYSGLQLGFVAVISLIIYGTFVVAQTVRHKDHFLHPEEADHAHEAPVPKARAAASAVLLGFALIAVVLLAKMLSPSIEAGVAAVGAPQAMVGIIIAALVLAPEGFAAVRAARANRVQTSLNLAIGSALATIGLTIPAVAVTSLTMGLDLELGLSMRGVVLLALTLLVASMTLGTGRTTVVQGTIHLVIFATYLFTTLVP
- the rplM gene encoding 50S ribosomal protein L13, yielding MKALTKVTRSIKPAEVEKKWHLIDADGLVAGRLAVIIADLLRGKHKPSYTPHVDCGDHVVVINAEKVRFTGNKLKQKTYYKHTGYAGGIKEVTADKVLAGRFPERVLEKAVERMVPRGPLGRDQMRALHLYAGTEHPHGGTQPEALDVASMNRKNKVGA
- a CDS encoding long-chain fatty acid--CoA ligase, which gives rise to MEIADFDRSANIVSLFLSRADALGDAPMLRAKQGGQWTAISWAEAARRVCMLAASLRRLGLRPGERVVIVSENRPEWCIADLAIMAAGCVTVPTYTTNTTRDHIHILENSGARAAIVSTAKLGRTLLPAIVQTDMCRHVIGMEPLVPMQGGAYETQLWDELLQGDAAAARADVDARMASVGRDDLACIIYTSGTGGAPRGVRQHHGMLLSNVAGAAQIIDQDFGWDQGPEKREIFLSFLPLSHAYEHTGGQLLPIGLGGEIYYSEGLDKLAANIEEVRPTVMVVVPRLFEVLRTRIMRQIEKQGATANRLMDWAVAGAQRSQAGKRRLTDYPLDMVIERTLRPKVRARFGGRMKALVSGGAPLNPEIGVFFDAMGLTLLQGYGQTEAGPIISCNRPAAGVKFDTVGPPLRGVEVRIAADGEILVRGEVVMAGYWQNEAASINVLKDGWLHTGDIGHFDDKGRIAITDRKKDMIVNDKGDNVSPQKVESMLTLQPEIAQAMVSGDRRPYIVGLVVPDADWALEWARTNGEGFDFRRLQTMPSFRAAIRTAIDRVNNDLSVIEKVRQFAFADEPFSIENEEMTPSLKIRRHKVKERYGTRLDGLYK
- the thiS gene encoding sulfur carrier protein ThiS, producing the protein MADELLLTVNGEPRRVAPGSSIADLVTGLGLDPAKVAVERNAEIAPRSTLADVILADGDVLEIVHFVGGG
- a CDS encoding COX15/CtaA family protein — translated: MRVNDGRPIIGTMDDIAPMVRWLLTVAVLVVLIVAVGGITRLTESGLSITQWKPLTGAIPPITDAQWQAEFAGYKRIPQYLDVNGPAGMTLAQYKFIYFWEWLHRLLGRVIGLAFAVPLAWFWYKRTIPGGYKPRLLALLALGALQGVVGWWMVSSGLSAEALDRVSHFRLAAHLLVALFTLGGLVWTALDLKAMERGEPRARLTRVGLIALGMLAIQLFMGAMVAGLRAGVVAGGGWFSWDAWPLMQGTFFPEGVEWAKGALHALVNDPYLTHFVHRWWAWAVVAVLIVMGRKLKARHERLVSVAVHAAFGTQVLLGIFTVWSGVTLWLAVAHQLCGALLVAATVWGAHALGRRI
- a CDS encoding MerC domain-containing protein, encoding MRTAIIAIRSRLDRAGIILSGLCAVHCVLGVVLVGFLGLGGEVLLSPEIHRIGLGLALVVGLVSLGFGVARHGRIAPLLIGGLGLALMGAAILVGHGFPEAVLTILGVSLVAFAHIRNLHGAC
- a CDS encoding thiazole synthase encodes the protein MTDSAAEALAPDTWTVAGRTFTSRLIVGTGKYKDFAQNAAAVAASGAEIVTVAVRRVNVSDPKAPMLTDFIDPKKITYLPNTAGCFTADDAIRTLRLAREAGGWDLVKLEVLGEARTLYPDMRETLKATEILAKEGFAPMVYCVDDPIAAKQLEECGAVAVMPLGAPIGSGLGIQNKVTIRLIVEGAKVPVLVDAGVGTASEAAVAMELGCDGVLMNTAIAEARDPIRMARAMKLAVAAGRDAYLAGRMQIRRYADPSSPLAGLI